TTTATTGCTTTCATATACATACACATTGCTTAACCATATCTATTGTTGGCTGTACATTCAGTAATGGAAACAAAGAAAAATGATCAACTTTGGGTCTATTTGTTCTTTTGAAGATTTGCACTAAGAAGCAGTTTTGATTAACTGACATCCTTCGTATGATTTTTATATCTTTGATTGACTGAGATGATCTAAGATTGACATGCATGTCTACGTTTAGTTGTACACATAATTAGTCATCAGATAAATTTTACCGGTCATAGACATACACCAGATACTTACCCAAAGTTTTGGAGGTTCTTTCAAAGTGATTAGCACATCTGTTGCATGGAATGGAAGAAGCAATTTTTTACGTTATTGAAGATACACACTTTAGATTCAGCTTACGGTTATTGTGTTGTGCATGTTTTGTAGCTGCTGCGGGAAGAAAGTTGTGAAAATTACTCTGTTTTGGTAAATTAAGTTAAGATTAGATTTTCTTGATCCAATGGTCTTCTCACATTTCATATGTTCTAGAAAGTAATACTATATCCCTTTATGAAACTGGGTCATGAAAAAAGGCAGTTAGCCAAACACCCAAATATCTAAAAACAGCTTCATCAACAAGATTATCAACCCACCTGAGCCAAGAGTCACAATAATGCAGCCACTTTGCCTATTTCAGTTCTTAGAAACTGGATAATGGGAAATTCTTTTTTGAGCTACGTATTGTTTAATTTGATATGTCAAGTCTCTGCAGAACCATTAACCCCATACTTGTCCCACTGCAGTTCATCCCCCAGAAATGGCAGCTTCACGGGAATAACAACCTATGGTCGCACCGGTGCAGATTTAAGCCAAAGTTCTTCATGGCGACTCGACACCCGGTCATTTATTTTGTGCATGTCTCTGTCTGTAACATTTTTTGTTGCCTCGCATTTCTGATGGGTTTGCTTAAACTCCTGTCTGCGTGTCATGTATATGATCAACCATTGAGCTGCAGCAATTCAGTTTGTTCTCTATGTGGTGGAGCATGGAGTGAGGAAAAAAGATCCTCTCTCGGATGGCTCCCCCCTTTTTTTCCTGGTCTTGCAAATGAGCAATCAGAGAGGTTCTTGCCGCCCCTCGTCTCATGTAATTGCATTTTTTTTGCTTCAATTTTATGCATTCATTCACTTCCCAGTACAacattttatttgttttctttctttgaaaAAGACATTTTATTTGGCTTGCTTCCGTTTTATGTATTTATCTCCTGCTATGTGTAATATCTCATTATGGCATTCCTGATGATTACATTGGCATTATGTCATGCATTCCCCTGCTGCCCTGCTCGAATGCTGCATCGGCCAGAAATATCTCGATCTCACATGTTGACACTGGAAGTGTGTATTTTGGCAATCAATTCATGCCTTCATGGGATCCTGACGGCTGAGAAATCCGAATGCAACTCCAGTGAAACACACGAGTCTACAGTTCACACACTATACACCAGCATACATGCAGATTTTATCTCGAAgttcaaaaaggaaaaaagaaaaaaaaaactgtaCAGATATCTCTTGCGGTCTTGCCTACGTGATGGTCGATCAATCTATGCAGGTGAAAGACAGGCAAGGTCCTGAGCCGGGCGATCATCGCCGACCCTGCGCCGGCAGAGAGGGCACGTCGAGTGCGAGGCCAGCCACAGGTCGATGCACTCGACGTGGTACACGTGGGCGCACGCCGGCAGCAGCTTCGCCATGGCGCCTACCCGGATGGCGCCGAGGCAGACCGTGCACTCCGTCGAGCCCGCGCCGTCGCCCTTGCCGCTGTGCCGGACGAGCCGGTTGTACATGAAGGGCGGGAGAAGGCTCGACGCCACCGTAGTCACCGCGAGCGGCCGGCGCTCCTCGGAATCCCCGTCCGGAGCCTCCATGCCGGGGTTGTGCCGCCGGCGGCGCACGAGGTGCCTGTACAGCGAGAAGAGGCCGAAGGCGGCGGTGA
This is a stretch of genomic DNA from Triticum dicoccoides isolate Atlit2015 ecotype Zavitan unplaced genomic scaffold, WEW_v2.0 scaffold53956, whole genome shotgun sequence. It encodes these proteins:
- the LOC119346884 gene encoding RING-H2 finger protein ATL39-like, whose translation is MHFAMSPDSLLHFYAAAAAVTAAFGLFSLYRHLVRRRRHNPGMEAPDGDSEERRPLAVTTVASSLLPPFMYNRLVRHSGKGDGAGSTECTVCLGAIRVGAMAKLLPACAHVYHVECIDLWLASHSTCPLCRRRVGDDRPAQDLACLSPA